The Enterococcus rotai genome includes a window with the following:
- a CDS encoding putative polysaccharide biosynthesis protein yields the protein MAHKEMRTMMQGAAILTVASFIAKVLSAVYRVPFQNLVGDEGFYVYQQVYPIYGIAMTLALSGMPQFISKVVAEQADISGQKKVLQQLFPFVFVIAGLCWAFFFLGSHEIAFMMGDYRLASLIQVVSFTFLLVPVLSFYRGNFQGHLLMIPSAVSQVMEQIVRVGVILIAAYSFSQFGWSVYQTGTIAMGGALLGGIVAAGILWYYDRKIRVGSSAYLTQWKVEKGSGKLFGRLVIEGGMVSLYSAFLILFQLIDSFLIKNSLVAAGISDSAAKIDKGVYDRGQPLVQLGLVVALALSSSFLPALTKYFMSREEGRFLQAAKIFLRLTTTIAAAASIGLALLLPYMNFALFKDYQGNGVLGVYVCSIAFMAIIQAYQSILQSQNRFVVSMVSAGIGLLTKLFLTSPLTFAWGTIGASVSTIAGLVATLFFLILFSKKAINQFAVENHFFRKLIISLGSMGFVLLCYQGVIALFLGVVSHRGQALLITIIGVLLGGGTFIYIIIKIKLFTIREWLTLPFGAKILRMKR from the coding sequence ATGGCACACAAAGAAATGCGGACGATGATGCAAGGTGCAGCTATTTTAACGGTCGCATCGTTTATTGCCAAAGTGTTAAGTGCAGTTTATCGTGTGCCTTTTCAAAATCTAGTTGGTGATGAAGGTTTTTATGTCTACCAACAAGTGTATCCAATCTATGGTATTGCGATGACCTTAGCATTGTCAGGAATGCCGCAGTTTATTTCAAAAGTAGTAGCGGAGCAAGCAGATATTAGTGGGCAGAAAAAGGTTTTACAACAGCTGTTTCCCTTTGTTTTTGTGATTGCTGGTTTGTGTTGGGCGTTTTTCTTTTTAGGCAGTCATGAAATTGCCTTTATGATGGGAGACTATCGCTTAGCTTCTTTGATCCAAGTCGTTTCTTTTACATTCTTGTTGGTTCCTGTATTATCTTTTTATAGAGGGAATTTTCAAGGTCATTTATTGATGATCCCAAGCGCGGTTTCTCAAGTAATGGAACAAATTGTTCGAGTAGGTGTGATCTTGATTGCGGCTTACTCTTTTAGTCAGTTTGGTTGGTCGGTGTATCAGACAGGAACGATCGCAATGGGTGGTGCGTTGTTAGGTGGGATTGTTGCTGCAGGGATTCTTTGGTATTATGATCGGAAAATCCGTGTAGGAAGTTCTGCGTATTTGACGCAATGGAAAGTTGAAAAAGGTTCCGGAAAACTATTTGGTCGTTTAGTCATAGAAGGTGGAATGGTATCGCTATACAGTGCTTTTTTGATTCTCTTTCAACTAATTGATTCATTTTTGATTAAAAATTCCTTAGTCGCAGCAGGAATCAGTGATTCAGCGGCGAAAATAGATAAAGGTGTTTATGATCGAGGTCAGCCTTTAGTTCAATTAGGCTTGGTTGTTGCGCTAGCCTTAAGTTCAAGTTTTTTACCAGCGTTAACGAAGTATTTTATGAGTCGAGAAGAAGGTCGGTTTTTACAAGCAGCCAAAATATTTTTACGGTTAACCACAACGATTGCAGCTGCTGCATCGATCGGGTTAGCATTATTACTTCCTTATATGAACTTTGCTTTGTTCAAAGATTATCAGGGAAACGGTGTTTTAGGTGTATATGTCTGTTCGATTGCTTTTATGGCAATTATCCAAGCCTATCAAAGTATCTTACAAAGTCAGAATCGCTTTGTCGTATCAATGGTATCAGCAGGAATCGGCTTGTTGACGAAGCTCTTTTTGACGAGCCCCTTGACGTTTGCTTGGGGAACAATTGGAGCGAGCGTTTCAACCATTGCTGGGTTAGTCGCAACGCTATTTTTCCTGATCCTTTTTTCAAAAAAAGCAATCAATCAATTTGCTGTTGAAAATCATTTCTTTAGAAAGCTGATTATCAGTTTAGGATCGATGGGATTTGTGTTACTCTGTTATCAAGGCGTGATTGCTCTATTTCTAGGAGTAGTTAGTCATCGTGGACAGGCGTTGTTGATCACCATCATCGGAGTTTTACTCGGTGGCGGAACATTTATTTATATCATCATCAAAATTAAACTATTTACAATTCGGGAATGGCTAACATTACCGTTTGGAGCAAAAATATTAAGAATGAAGAGGTAA